In one Brevibacillus choshinensis genomic region, the following are encoded:
- a CDS encoding RNA polymerase sigma factor, with protein sequence MQNWSDADLMQLVMQKHRPALEELYDRYIKLVYSFSFKATQDEQHARAIVQAVFTRLWTSESGFNAEKGQFVNWLITITRNITIDHLRKEKRNQRYIPVSSEHWEHIPDHPANNPADVISRKLMREQMEKAYRHLSKSQIELIQSLYWEGYSLSEIAQMRNEPLGTIKSRLHQTLKILRNHLIPEMEG encoded by the coding sequence ATGCAAAACTGGAGTGACGCGGACTTGATGCAACTCGTCATGCAAAAGCACCGCCCTGCGTTAGAAGAGCTCTATGATCGCTACATCAAGCTTGTCTACTCATTCTCGTTCAAAGCCACTCAGGACGAGCAGCATGCCAGAGCAATCGTACAAGCGGTATTTACCCGTCTATGGACCTCAGAATCCGGCTTCAACGCCGAAAAGGGACAGTTTGTGAACTGGTTGATTACGATTACCCGCAATATCACGATCGATCATCTGCGCAAAGAAAAGCGGAATCAACGCTACATTCCCGTCTCATCCGAGCACTGGGAGCACATCCCGGACCATCCCGCCAACAATCCAGCTGACGTCATTTCCCGCAAGTTGATGCGCGAACAGATGGAAAAGGCATATCGGCATCTCTCCAAGAGCCAGATCGAGCTGATTCAATCGCTGTACTGGGAGGGGTACTCACTCAGTGAAATTGCCCAGATGCGCAACGAGCCCCTCGGCACCATCAAGAGTCGGTTGCACCAAACCTTGAAAATCTTGCGGAACCACTTGATACCAGAGATGGAGGGGTAA
- a CDS encoding YeiH family protein, with translation MTTHIKGNVPVDRSAGAAKASSRFSSRSLWIGGVAFTFLIALLGYGLSRIPGFDHVGPLACAIVIAVVYRQFWGYPEAMRSGIQFSAKRLLRLAIILYGLKLNIDVVLHQGLGLLVYDAGVIVFAILLTVLLAKWLKAEPSLSLMLGVGTGVCGAAAIAAVSPIIQAKEEDTAIGVGIIALVGTVFSILYTVLRPYLPLTPVEYGIWSGISLHEIAHVALAAAPAGQDGLAMGLLAKLGRVLLLVPLCFILMYWMKRTGKVQGGAKIEFPWFLIGFLVMSVFGSYVLGSLIPVSEGFQAGVSNVTTFVLTMAMVGLGLNVNLRALRTKAARPLIAMSITSVLLSVLSFLLI, from the coding sequence ATGACTACCCATATAAAAGGAAATGTGCCTGTGGACAGAAGCGCCGGAGCAGCAAAAGCCAGCTCACGGTTTTCATCACGTTCGCTGTGGATCGGCGGTGTCGCGTTTACCTTTTTGATTGCGCTTCTCGGGTACGGCTTGTCCCGAATCCCCGGCTTTGATCATGTCGGTCCATTAGCCTGTGCCATCGTGATTGCTGTGGTCTATCGGCAGTTTTGGGGTTACCCCGAAGCGATGCGCTCCGGCATCCAATTTTCTGCAAAGCGACTATTGCGTCTAGCCATTATTTTGTACGGATTAAAGCTCAATATCGACGTCGTTTTGCACCAAGGTCTAGGTCTACTCGTGTACGATGCTGGAGTCATTGTCTTCGCCATCCTTCTGACCGTCCTGTTGGCGAAATGGTTGAAAGCGGAGCCATCCCTCTCCCTCATGCTAGGAGTTGGTACGGGAGTATGCGGAGCCGCAGCCATCGCAGCCGTATCCCCCATCATTCAGGCAAAGGAAGAAGATACAGCGATCGGCGTAGGAATTATCGCGCTGGTAGGGACAGTCTTCTCAATCCTCTACACCGTTTTGCGACCGTATTTACCTCTGACACCTGTGGAATACGGTATCTGGTCAGGAATTAGTCTGCACGAAATCGCGCACGTCGCTCTGGCTGCCGCTCCTGCCGGACAGGATGGCCTAGCCATGGGATTACTGGCCAAATTGGGCCGTGTCCTGCTGCTCGTCCCACTCTGTTTTATCCTCATGTACTGGATGAAGCGTACCGGGAAAGTACAAGGCGGTGCCAAAATCGAGTTTCCGTGGTTCCTGATTGGCTTTCTTGTCATGAGTGTCTTTGGAAGCTACGTACTTGGATCGCTCATTCCCGTGTCTGAAGGCTTCCAGGCAGGAGTCTCGAATGTCACCACGTTTGTTCTGACAATGGCGATGGTCGGTCTGGGCCTGAATGTGAACCTGCGCGCCCTACGCACCAAAGCTGCTCGTCCATTGATTGCCATGTCGATCACGTCCGTGCTGCTTTCTGTGCTGTCGTTTTTGCTCATATAA
- a CDS encoding HPr family phosphocarrier protein produces the protein MEQKNIVVQLSQGLHARPAATFVKIATSFSSEIKLLKKEKIVNGKSIMGIMAAAIAKGEEITLIVDGADEKEAIAALEKILLEQE, from the coding sequence ATGGAGCAGAAAAATATTGTTGTGCAACTATCACAAGGCTTGCATGCTAGACCTGCAGCTACTTTTGTGAAAATCGCGACTTCTTTCTCGAGCGAGATCAAGCTCTTGAAGAAGGAAAAGATCGTGAATGGAAAAAGCATTATGGGTATCATGGCTGCGGCGATCGCAAAGGGTGAAGAAATCACGCTGATCGTGGATGGTGCGGATGAAAAGGAAGCCATCGCCGCATTGGAAAAAATACTGCTGGAACAAGAATAG
- a CDS encoding stalk domain-containing protein, whose translation MKKSVSVLFVSVLLTGALGIGWVSAAPSASHQSSVTLDGKSLRLEGKQVVTNNRVMVPANELAQAIGATTLYDQAANSVTVQKDTNTYRFTPGSKIATINGSSVNMDTPAALVHSVPYVPIRFLAENLGMSVGYDKAANTITLQSAKAPSLRIVSPANGDILHSDQVKVSVAAFQHHLADFREQSQLKTGEGHIHVWLDTDPADPKLAYKMINGEPAVFDKVTPGTHTLTVQLVGNDHKPISPAVKQVIHFQTMAMPGHEAALSHTVDIQSFSFKPGSLTIEAGSTVTFKNLDDVVHTVTAKDGTFDSGPINKGTTYTATFNKPGVYSIYCKPHTFMTGTITVK comes from the coding sequence ATGAAGAAATCGGTTTCCGTTTTATTTGTGAGTGTATTGCTCACAGGAGCACTGGGTATCGGCTGGGTATCGGCCGCCCCGTCTGCCTCGCACCAAAGCTCTGTCACATTGGATGGAAAGTCGTTACGCTTGGAAGGAAAGCAGGTTGTCACCAACAATCGTGTGATGGTACCCGCAAACGAACTCGCCCAGGCGATCGGAGCTACAACCCTATACGACCAAGCTGCCAACTCTGTCACGGTTCAAAAGGATACCAATACGTATCGGTTCACCCCAGGCAGCAAGATCGCCACGATCAACGGGAGTTCCGTCAACATGGACACTCCGGCTGCTCTGGTTCATAGCGTTCCCTATGTGCCGATCCGTTTTCTCGCAGAGAATCTTGGTATGAGCGTCGGATATGACAAAGCAGCGAACACCATCACTTTACAATCAGCGAAAGCGCCATCGCTCCGCATCGTTTCGCCTGCCAATGGGGACATCTTGCACTCCGACCAAGTAAAGGTGTCCGTTGCGGCATTCCAGCACCATTTGGCAGATTTCCGCGAGCAATCTCAGCTCAAAACGGGAGAGGGGCATATTCACGTATGGCTGGATACCGATCCGGCAGATCCCAAACTTGCGTACAAAATGATCAATGGTGAGCCGGCCGTCTTTGACAAGGTGACTCCTGGAACTCATACTTTAACCGTTCAACTGGTGGGCAACGATCACAAACCAATTTCACCAGCCGTCAAACAGGTCATTCACTTTCAAACAATGGCGATGCCAGGTCATGAAGCTGCTCTATCCCATACCGTAGACATTCAATCCTTTTCTTTTAAACCGGGGTCTCTGACGATTGAAGCAGGCTCAACGGTTACGTTCAAAAACCTCGACGACGTCGTCCACACCGTAACAGCCAAAGACGGCACCTTTGACAGCGGCCCAATCAACAAGGGCACCACCTATACCGCCACCTTCAACAAACCAGGGGTTTACTCCATCTACTGCAAGCCCCACACCTTCATGACAGGAACCATCACCGTGAAATAA
- a CDS encoding LysR family transcriptional regulator — translation MDQQLRVFVTVADRQNFSRAAEELHMTQPAVSQYILSLERMIGTKLLERSNKYVRLNKAGEIVYHHAREILGLHTRMQSLVDDLMNTPSGRLTIGASYTYGEYVLPHVVARMREYYPAITPTITIHNSTVIAEQVANRQLDVGIVEGEYVDEKMCIEPFADDRMYLIVSPHHHLAGKEKVNLSDLEAQTWIVREEGSGTREAAEKMFRQLQIAPDRMMEFGSTQVIKESVEAGLGISLLSYWAIRKERKLGTLVTLKLAGTPVTRNFSLLTKTNEFHTKALDIFMDLIRNHLPEGAYT, via the coding sequence ATGGATCAACAATTACGTGTATTTGTAACGGTGGCTGATCGGCAGAACTTTTCACGTGCTGCCGAAGAACTGCACATGACACAACCGGCTGTCAGTCAATATATCCTGTCATTGGAGCGCATGATTGGTACCAAGCTTTTGGAGCGTAGTAACAAATACGTGCGGCTAAATAAAGCGGGCGAGATTGTGTATCACCACGCCAGAGAAATTTTGGGCCTCCACACGCGCATGCAGAGTCTCGTGGATGATTTGATGAATACACCTAGTGGACGCTTGACCATCGGAGCCAGCTATACGTACGGAGAATACGTGCTTCCTCATGTGGTCGCCCGGATGCGAGAGTACTATCCCGCCATTACCCCTACGATTACGATCCACAATTCAACGGTCATCGCGGAGCAAGTAGCCAATCGCCAACTGGATGTGGGCATCGTCGAAGGGGAGTATGTCGATGAGAAGATGTGCATTGAGCCTTTTGCTGATGATCGGATGTACTTGATTGTTTCCCCTCATCACCATTTGGCCGGGAAAGAGAAAGTAAACCTGTCCGATTTGGAAGCACAGACCTGGATTGTGCGCGAGGAAGGCTCCGGAACACGCGAAGCTGCAGAGAAAATGTTCCGTCAGCTACAGATTGCTCCTGACAGAATGATGGAGTTTGGCAGCACACAGGTGATCAAGGAATCGGTAGAGGCTGGCCTGGGCATCAGTTTGTTATCGTATTGGGCTATTCGAAAGGAGAGAAAGCTGGGTACACTCGTTACGCTCAAGCTCGCAGGTACCCCGGTTACCCGGAATTTCTCTCTGCTGACAAAAACAAACGAGTTTCATACCAAAGCATTGGATATTTTCATGGATCTCATACGTAATCATTTGCCAGAGGGAGCCTATACGTAA
- a CDS encoding anti-sigma factor, whose translation METRDRCSLSDELVAYVIGECTEKVNLLIDDHLAACPFCRQEVNELREAWALIPFQLSYQPENVDVPVDLKTEVMNAIFEPKEKPDTAQVLPWYQQIGKRLVTWQPAPYRFVMAGLAIALAGVIWNNIQLQQQLAAHDSFQPAQVVQSYTLLAPLNAPTSAKGTAWMYEQGSKKTLVLHLQGLSSTQGSEAYQVWLIHDGKRQNAGVFRVNHQGTGVLTYDIQDPSLSFEAIGITLEPDADGTQPRGKKVLGT comes from the coding sequence GTGGAAACCCGTGACCGCTGTTCTTTATCAGATGAACTGGTCGCTTATGTGATTGGGGAATGCACTGAGAAAGTGAACCTCCTCATCGACGACCATCTCGCAGCATGTCCATTTTGTCGCCAGGAAGTGAATGAATTACGGGAGGCATGGGCATTGATACCTTTCCAATTATCGTATCAGCCGGAGAATGTGGATGTGCCTGTCGATTTGAAGACAGAAGTGATGAACGCGATTTTTGAACCAAAGGAAAAACCAGATACCGCACAAGTCCTACCTTGGTATCAGCAGATTGGCAAGCGTCTGGTAACATGGCAGCCTGCTCCGTACCGTTTCGTGATGGCTGGATTGGCGATTGCTCTTGCGGGAGTCATCTGGAATAACATTCAGCTCCAGCAGCAGCTGGCGGCGCACGATTCATTCCAGCCCGCCCAGGTCGTGCAATCCTATACCTTGCTAGCGCCCCTGAATGCACCGACCTCTGCAAAAGGAACGGCATGGATGTATGAACAGGGCAGCAAAAAAACGCTCGTGCTGCATCTGCAGGGCCTCTCTTCTACGCAGGGGTCAGAAGCATATCAGGTCTGGCTCATTCACGATGGGAAGCGTCAAAACGCTGGCGTGTTCCGTGTAAATCACCAAGGTACAGGCGTCCTTACCTACGACATACAAGATCCTTCCCTGTCATTTGAAGCAATCGGCATCACCCTGGAGCCTGACGCAGATGGGACCCAGCCTCGAGGAAAAAAAGTTCTGGGGACATAG
- a CDS encoding HAMP domain-containing sensor histidine kinase, translating into MFTRWPFSTKTPVTSVPLLRYWTWRYAMILLIMLIGIGLFGIYWIRANTMEQQFEILEARTFLLADSYSKAVEVVPMAKLNAIMKVSPVTPATTVTMSTSAASAIKSTITGPTTGAKSDITADVPAVGNASTATLTMKVMPSVPLDHVVQIYDESNKQLLSPAINSVTSVTLDKLPAPSAPANDKKETREVIDTKDGTWLRVGVPYYQQQSVGGVYYVSTRLNTDQVQTYIMIMVSIGVITLCGWAIVYVLSRSLTHPLRQLAVAAQQVSDGNYRPELPDATRIKESEISQLVHSFDDMANRLGQLERMRTDLLAGVSHELRTPVTSIRGMIQAVKDGVVTGKEADEFMQISMDEAKRLQTMVNDLLDFTSMEAGAIAKELSAVHLASYLNQIISQWHAVPAFSAINVTITGMPEELVWNGDKAHLTQILLNLLNNSAAADASSIELKIEQPEKLLAIELKDNGRGIPPEEVPFIFERYYRGDTKRKKKHGLGLGLTICRMLANTNGGDVKLLDTSEHGTSFLITLHTPAE; encoded by the coding sequence GTGTTTACTAGATGGCCATTCTCAACCAAGACACCGGTCACCTCTGTCCCCTTGTTGCGTTACTGGACGTGGCGTTATGCGATGATTCTTCTGATCATGCTGATTGGGATTGGCTTGTTCGGAATCTATTGGATCCGGGCAAACACGATGGAGCAGCAGTTCGAGATCCTAGAAGCAAGAACGTTCCTGCTCGCCGATTCCTACTCCAAGGCTGTGGAAGTCGTTCCTATGGCGAAGCTAAACGCCATCATGAAAGTCTCACCCGTCACACCAGCCACGACGGTCACGATGTCCACCAGCGCGGCGAGTGCCATCAAGTCCACCATCACAGGTCCGACGACGGGAGCCAAATCTGACATCACCGCCGATGTCCCGGCTGTAGGGAATGCATCTACTGCGACTCTCACCATGAAAGTCATGCCTAGCGTCCCACTCGATCATGTGGTGCAGATCTACGATGAATCCAATAAACAACTATTGAGTCCGGCAATAAACAGCGTAACCAGTGTCACTCTTGATAAATTGCCAGCCCCTTCTGCCCCTGCCAATGATAAAAAGGAAACACGAGAAGTCATCGACACCAAGGACGGTACATGGCTGCGCGTCGGTGTTCCGTATTACCAGCAGCAATCGGTCGGAGGGGTCTATTATGTGAGTACACGCCTCAATACTGACCAAGTCCAGACCTATATCATGATCATGGTTTCCATTGGCGTGATCACACTTTGTGGATGGGCAATCGTCTATGTCCTCTCCCGCTCCCTGACCCACCCTCTACGGCAACTGGCTGTAGCCGCGCAGCAAGTATCGGATGGCAATTACCGCCCCGAGCTGCCGGATGCAACCAGGATCAAGGAATCGGAAATCAGTCAGCTGGTCCATTCCTTTGACGACATGGCGAATCGACTCGGACAGCTGGAGCGTATGCGTACCGACTTGCTAGCAGGTGTTTCCCATGAGCTTCGGACTCCTGTCACTTCGATCCGCGGAATGATCCAGGCCGTGAAAGACGGTGTCGTTACCGGGAAAGAAGCCGACGAATTCATGCAGATCAGTATGGATGAAGCCAAACGACTCCAGACCATGGTGAACGACTTGCTCGATTTCACCTCGATGGAAGCAGGGGCAATTGCCAAAGAATTGTCCGCTGTTCATCTAGCCTCCTATTTGAATCAGATTATCTCGCAGTGGCATGCTGTTCCCGCCTTTTCTGCGATAAACGTGACCATTACTGGCATGCCTGAAGAGCTCGTTTGGAACGGAGACAAAGCACATCTCACGCAGATTCTGCTCAACCTTTTGAACAACAGCGCAGCTGCAGACGCCTCGTCGATTGAACTCAAGATTGAGCAGCCAGAAAAGCTTCTCGCCATCGAGCTTAAAGACAACGGCAGAGGAATCCCCCCTGAAGAGGTACCTTTTATTTTCGAACGGTATTACAGAGGGGACACAAAACGAAAGAAAAAGCATGGGCTTGGCTTGGGATTGACAATATGCCGCATGCTCGCCAACACGAATGGCGGCGATGTGAAATTGTTGGACACATCCGAACATGGCACTTCATTCCTCATTACACTCCACACACCCGCCGAATAA
- a CDS encoding SDR family NAD(P)-dependent oxidoreductase has translation MTQKGQVALVTGAGSGMGRATSLKLAEQGMKLVLVDFNQKTGEETLGLIKEKGGEGIFVQANVSDSADVQNYVNQAVEAFGRIDVFFNNAGIIQKPSLLEDVEEAEFDRVMSVNLKGVFLGLKYVIPVMVKQGAGSIINTASTAGLKSEHSMSAYSASKHAVVGLTKSAAIEYAKTGVRVNAVCPGGVTTSLVAGLQKDIEETGHVPEINFPRIGRMADADEVANVVAFLASPGSSYMTGSIVTIDGGLTL, from the coding sequence ATGACTCAAAAAGGACAAGTAGCATTGGTAACAGGTGCAGGCAGTGGTATGGGTCGTGCGACCAGTCTGAAGCTGGCTGAGCAAGGGATGAAATTGGTGCTGGTTGACTTCAATCAGAAAACCGGCGAGGAAACACTCGGTCTGATCAAGGAAAAAGGCGGCGAAGGCATTTTCGTGCAAGCCAATGTGAGCGACTCTGCTGATGTACAAAATTACGTGAATCAAGCAGTCGAGGCATTTGGACGTATCGATGTATTTTTCAACAACGCGGGTATTATTCAAAAACCTAGTCTGTTGGAAGATGTAGAGGAGGCCGAATTTGATCGGGTCATGTCCGTGAATCTGAAAGGGGTATTTCTCGGTTTGAAATACGTCATTCCGGTCATGGTGAAACAAGGGGCGGGTTCCATCATTAACACGGCTTCTACGGCAGGACTGAAAAGTGAGCACAGCATGTCCGCCTACTCTGCCAGCAAGCACGCAGTTGTCGGCCTGACCAAATCGGCTGCGATCGAATATGCAAAAACGGGCGTGCGAGTGAATGCCGTGTGTCCTGGTGGCGTAACGACCAGCCTGGTGGCAGGCTTGCAAAAAGACATCGAGGAAACCGGACATGTTCCTGAAATCAACTTCCCGCGGATTGGACGCATGGCAGATGCGGATGAAGTGGCGAATGTAGTAGCGTTCCTGGCATCACCAGGATCTAGCTATATGACTGGTTCCATTGTGACGATCGATGGAGGTCTGACGCTGTAA
- a CDS encoding sulfatase-like hydrolase/transferase: protein MSTRLLRKRPNILMIMVDEERFPPVYEGAAIKTWSKRQLQAHQFLRKHGMEFTNHYVSATACCPSRATLFTGQYPSLHGVSQTSGAAKMPPDSDMLWLDPNTVPTLGDYFQAAGYRTYYKGKWHFSNADIYVPGTHRSIPSYQRGTGIPDPELEQLYLQADRLNGYGFSEWIGPEPAGAAPHNSGSSAAIGINGRDVVYGSDVVQLIRQLDHEHHHLSQSQDYQPWLIVASFVNPHDITLFGDITQELPFFRFHVEDSVPDVEPPPTQRETLRTKPRCQASYRDVYPQAFQPIADNSLYRRLYYQLQKNADQQMMRILQTLADSSLYRETIVLFTSDHGDMLGAHGYLHQKFYCAYEEALHVPLVIHNPLLFPVPQTTQQLTCHVDLLPTLLGLIGADTVAIQAELKQTHSEVRDPVGRDLSSLILGTGTPKRLDEPLYFMTEDDVTKGQHQVSLLGQPYQSVVAPNRIETVIATVRYNQQKTIWKYSRYFDYENVFGDNCPAPDEYELYNVTEDPLEVFNLASPVYATPQTEPIRQYMATLLDEQRRQKRLTPTPADES, encoded by the coding sequence TTGTCCACTCGCCTGTTGAGGAAACGCCCCAATATACTCATGATCATGGTCGATGAAGAACGCTTCCCACCCGTCTATGAAGGTGCCGCTATCAAGACATGGAGCAAAAGGCAGCTACAGGCGCACCAATTTTTACGCAAACACGGCATGGAATTTACCAATCATTACGTCTCGGCCACAGCTTGCTGCCCCAGTCGTGCCACCTTGTTTACCGGACAGTACCCGTCCCTGCACGGCGTTTCGCAAACAAGTGGCGCTGCAAAGATGCCTCCAGATAGTGACATGCTTTGGCTGGATCCCAACACGGTGCCCACTTTGGGTGATTACTTCCAGGCTGCCGGCTATCGTACCTACTACAAAGGAAAATGGCATTTCTCCAATGCGGACATCTACGTGCCCGGAACCCATAGATCCATTCCCAGTTATCAGCGGGGGACGGGTATTCCTGATCCCGAGCTCGAACAATTGTACCTTCAGGCAGATCGTCTGAACGGCTATGGTTTTTCTGAGTGGATTGGCCCGGAACCGGCTGGGGCAGCTCCACATAACTCTGGTTCTTCCGCTGCGATCGGCATAAACGGCCGTGATGTCGTCTATGGCTCCGATGTCGTTCAGTTAATTCGCCAGCTCGACCACGAGCACCATCACTTGTCCCAATCCCAAGACTACCAGCCTTGGCTGATCGTCGCTTCCTTTGTGAATCCGCATGATATTACCTTATTCGGTGACATCACACAGGAACTGCCATTCTTCCGATTTCACGTTGAAGATTCCGTCCCTGATGTGGAGCCACCTCCGACTCAGAGAGAGACCCTGAGAACGAAGCCACGCTGTCAGGCCAGTTATCGGGACGTGTATCCACAGGCTTTTCAGCCCATCGCAGACAACTCCCTTTACCGTCGCCTTTACTACCAGCTGCAGAAAAATGCGGATCAGCAAATGATGCGAATTCTCCAGACTCTAGCCGATTCTTCTCTTTATCGAGAAACCATCGTCTTATTTACATCTGACCACGGAGATATGCTCGGCGCACACGGCTACCTCCATCAAAAATTTTACTGTGCCTACGAGGAAGCACTTCATGTCCCTTTGGTGATCCATAACCCCTTGCTGTTTCCTGTTCCGCAAACTACGCAACAGCTCACTTGTCATGTCGATCTCCTCCCTACACTGTTGGGACTGATCGGTGCTGATACGGTAGCGATACAGGCTGAACTCAAACAGACTCACAGCGAAGTAAGGGACCCGGTAGGGCGCGACCTTTCTTCTTTGATCTTGGGAACGGGCACGCCAAAGCGATTAGATGAGCCGCTCTACTTTATGACCGAAGATGATGTCACAAAAGGTCAACACCAAGTGAGCTTACTAGGTCAGCCGTATCAATCCGTCGTTGCTCCAAACCGCATCGAGACGGTCATTGCCACTGTACGTTATAACCAGCAAAAAACGATCTGGAAATACTCCCGTTACTTTGACTACGAAAATGTCTTTGGCGATAATTGCCCTGCTCCAGATGAGTATGAACTATACAACGTAACCGAGGATCCGTTGGAAGTATTTAATCTGGCTTCACCCGTTTACGCTACTCCCCAGACAGAGCCGATTCGACAATATATGGCTACCTTGCTGGACGAACAGCGGAGACAGAAGCGTCTGACCCCGACCCCCGCCGACGAATCCTAA
- a CDS encoding MarR family winged helix-turn-helix transcriptional regulator translates to MKEKDELSRQLSIMMRKFVISYGKIIDADLSGSQVYILEILAEEGAVKSSFLAERLSITLPAVTNLANKLVSKGYIERQIPENDRRVTLLAITPMGKEIHDIINERYATLMDALWDGFSEKEISNLLVTYKRMVKNLEEHQQQKE, encoded by the coding sequence ATGAAAGAAAAGGATGAGCTATCGAGGCAGCTGTCGATCATGATGCGCAAATTCGTCATTTCCTACGGGAAGATCATAGACGCCGATTTATCCGGATCGCAGGTATATATTCTGGAGATTTTGGCGGAGGAGGGGGCGGTGAAGAGCTCGTTTCTAGCGGAGCGGCTGTCGATCACCTTGCCAGCCGTAACCAATCTCGCCAATAAGCTGGTGAGCAAAGGGTACATTGAGCGCCAAATCCCTGAAAATGACAGACGAGTAACGCTGCTGGCCATAACACCAATGGGAAAAGAGATCCATGACATAATCAACGAACGGTACGCAACATTGATGGACGCTCTCTGGGATGGGTTCTCAGAAAAGGAGATCAGCAACTTGCTCGTCACGTATAAAAGAATGGTAAAAAATCTCGAGGAACATCAACAACAAAAGGAGTGA
- a CDS encoding response regulator transcription factor has translation MKRVLVIEDEMPIARLVQVYLERAGYDVHWNEGDQWSVETFLTWKPDLVLLDLMLPDQDGMEILERIRQYGSCPVIILTARGSVPDKLQGLTLGADDYIAKPFDPEEVVARVQAVMRRSTYIAEADTIRLGSLTIDFSAQLASLGKEPLSLMPRDWQLLAFFARHPNQCFSRDQLLDQVWGMDFEGGDRSVDTAVKRVRKALQHWSGVEGEISTIRGMGYSLRVY, from the coding sequence GTGAAACGAGTCCTTGTCATTGAAGACGAAATGCCGATTGCCCGGTTGGTTCAAGTCTATCTGGAGCGGGCTGGATACGACGTTCATTGGAACGAGGGAGATCAATGGTCTGTGGAAACGTTTCTTACGTGGAAGCCGGATCTGGTTTTGCTCGATTTGATGCTGCCCGATCAAGACGGTATGGAAATACTCGAACGCATCAGACAATACGGGAGCTGTCCAGTCATCATATTGACGGCTCGGGGCTCGGTCCCTGATAAATTACAAGGTCTGACTCTTGGTGCAGATGACTACATCGCCAAGCCGTTTGACCCTGAGGAAGTCGTCGCGCGTGTACAAGCTGTCATGCGCCGATCCACCTATATAGCAGAGGCGGACACGATCCGGCTCGGTAGCTTGACGATCGATTTTAGCGCTCAGCTCGCCTCACTGGGAAAGGAACCGCTCTCTCTGATGCCGCGTGATTGGCAGCTGCTCGCCTTTTTCGCCCGACATCCCAATCAATGCTTTAGCCGCGATCAATTGCTCGACCAGGTATGGGGGATGGATTTTGAAGGAGGGGACAGATCCGTGGATACAGCAGTAAAGCGTGTTCGCAAAGCGTTGCAGCATTGGTCGGGTGTAGAGGGAGAAATCAGTACGATTAGAGGAATGGGGTACAGCTTGCGTGTTTACTAG